One Actinomycetota bacterium DNA segment encodes these proteins:
- a CDS encoding IS630 family transposase gives MWHPAAAVAISEGDRALLERWVRGGSTPQSVATRARIILAAAEGIPNARIAAQVGVSRPTVILWRRRFASAGPKALAKIEEGRGRKPSIPPEKIAEVISLTTKTKPKGQTHWSTRSMARVVGISPATVGRIWDAAGLQPHRVETFKLSNDPRFLQKLTDVVGLYLNPPDRAVVLCVDEKSQIQALDRTQPQLPMKRGRAGTMTHDYKRNGTTTLFAALNTLDGRVIGKCLPRHRHSEFLTFLRVLDREFPRSKDLHLIVDNYGTHTHPNVTAWLAKHPRFHLHFTPTSSSWLNLVERWFRELTQKAIRRGVFPSIESLIEAIHAYLDAYNEAPNPFVWTATVASIVEKVNRCKAILQAAH, from the coding sequence GTGTGGCATCCTGCCGCTGCGGTGGCGATCTCCGAGGGGGACCGGGCGCTCCTGGAGCGATGGGTGAGGGGCGGGAGCACCCCCCAGAGCGTGGCCACCCGGGCCCGGATCATCCTGGCCGCCGCCGAGGGGATCCCCAACGCCCGCATCGCCGCCCAGGTGGGGGTGTCCCGACCGACCGTGATCCTGTGGCGCCGGCGGTTCGCCTCGGCCGGGCCGAAGGCCCTCGCCAAGATCGAGGAGGGCCGGGGACGCAAGCCCTCCATCCCCCCCGAGAAGATCGCCGAGGTCATCTCGCTGACCACCAAGACCAAGCCGAAGGGCCAGACCCACTGGTCCACCCGATCCATGGCCCGGGTGGTCGGGATCTCGCCGGCCACGGTGGGGCGGATCTGGGACGCCGCGGGCCTGCAGCCCCACCGGGTGGAGACGTTCAAGTTGTCGAACGACCCGCGGTTCTTACAGAAGCTCACCGACGTGGTCGGGCTGTACCTGAACCCCCCGGATCGTGCCGTGGTGCTGTGCGTGGACGAGAAGAGCCAGATCCAGGCCCTGGACCGGACCCAGCCTCAGCTTCCGATGAAGCGGGGCCGGGCGGGGACGATGACCCACGACTACAAGCGAAACGGGACCACCACCCTGTTCGCCGCGCTCAACACCCTGGACGGGCGGGTGATCGGGAAGTGCCTGCCCCGGCACCGCCACTCGGAGTTCCTGACGTTCCTGCGGGTGCTGGACCGGGAGTTCCCCCGGAGCAAGGACCTGCACCTGATCGTGGACAACTACGGGACCCACACCCACCCCAACGTCACGGCGTGGCTGGCCAAGCACCCCCGGTTCCACCTCCACTTCACCCCGACCAGCTCCTCGTGGCTGAACCTGGTGGAGCGGTGGTTCCGGGAGCTCACCCAGAAGGCCATCCGTCGCGGCGTGTTCCCGAGCATCGAGTCGTTGATCGAGGCGATCCACGCCTACCTCGACGCCTACAACGAGGCCCCCAACCCGTTCGTGTGGACGGCGACCGTGGCGTCAATCGTGGAGAAGGTCAACCGTTGTAAAGCCATTTTGCAGGCGGCGCACTAG
- a CDS encoding protein kinase — MGTDSRIGTDLAGYRIESLLGRGGMSLVYLAEDRRLKRRVALKVIAPELAQDQLFRQRFVRESELAASLDHPNIVPIYEAGEANGVLFIAMRYVEGIDLKALVERDGPLEPGRAVGILRQVAGALDAAHARGLVHRDVKSSNVLVATSEGEEEHAYLSDFGLTKRSASDTGALTGTGQFLGTVDYAAPEQFQRGKLDGRTDQYSLGCVAYECLVGEVPFAREHEVGTMYAHLNDPPPRPSEHRADLPPAVDAVMARALAKDPADRYGSCREFVTELAGALETSSGPRTASAAGDVPAGRRRRWTSLVIGLAAAAAVVAGVLIATLHGHGAPGPGPAASGSPSHSASPTVPASVGSPTPPFAVQPGSVLKIDPSSSQVVAQYPHGLDFVQFADGKLFVSQPDQTIAVIDPATGKLRDSIAGLLRPEIPTAFDGDHTLWVPTYHSVTPVNTRSLRPGLPVPLPQVLFDQCRTIVVGTSLWVTQGCNIPRGNPAEQDPGVLLRVDTRTKRVVEQKAVGQAPLAIASGDGFLWVANYGSGGVSQIDLSTGKQTLLDIASSPNGLVFADGELWITNYGDSTVVEYDPILHRTVNVAHLDSWAVEPQVGFGHIWVILPTYEEVDEIDPGTGQVIEHISTGSANPTSMALGAGAVWVTTEAP; from the coding sequence ATGGGAACCGACTCGCGGATCGGCACGGATCTGGCCGGCTACCGGATCGAATCCCTGCTGGGCCGGGGCGGGATGAGCCTGGTGTACCTGGCCGAGGACCGGCGGCTGAAGCGGCGGGTCGCGCTGAAGGTGATCGCCCCCGAACTGGCGCAGGACCAACTGTTCCGGCAGCGGTTCGTGCGGGAGTCGGAGCTGGCCGCCTCCCTCGACCACCCGAACATCGTCCCGATCTACGAGGCAGGCGAGGCGAATGGCGTCCTGTTCATCGCCATGCGTTACGTCGAGGGCATCGACCTCAAGGCGCTCGTCGAGCGGGACGGGCCCCTGGAGCCGGGTCGGGCGGTGGGGATCCTCCGGCAGGTGGCGGGTGCGCTCGACGCCGCGCACGCCCGGGGCCTGGTCCACCGCGACGTGAAGTCGTCGAACGTCCTGGTGGCCACCAGCGAGGGCGAGGAGGAGCACGCCTACCTCTCCGACTTCGGGCTGACCAAGCGGTCCGCGTCGGACACCGGGGCGCTCACCGGCACGGGCCAGTTCCTGGGAACGGTCGACTACGCGGCCCCCGAGCAGTTCCAGCGGGGGAAGCTCGACGGGCGCACGGACCAGTATTCCCTGGGCTGCGTGGCCTACGAGTGCCTGGTGGGCGAGGTGCCGTTCGCCCGCGAGCACGAAGTGGGCACGATGTACGCCCACCTGAACGACCCCCCGCCGCGCCCAAGCGAGCATCGGGCGGATCTGCCTCCAGCAGTTGACGCGGTCATGGCTCGGGCCCTGGCCAAGGACCCGGCGGACCGGTACGGCTCCTGCCGGGAGTTCGTCACCGAGTTGGCGGGGGCGCTCGAGACTTCGTCGGGACCGCGAACGGCGTCCGCAGCCGGCGACGTTCCGGCCGGCCGGCGACGCAGGTGGACGTCGCTGGTGATCGGGCTGGCGGCAGCCGCCGCGGTGGTCGCCGGGGTGCTCATCGCCACGCTCCACGGACACGGAGCGCCCGGGCCCGGGCCGGCGGCGTCGGGATCTCCGAGCCATTCGGCATCCCCCACAGTGCCCGCCTCCGTCGGCTCGCCGACCCCGCCGTTCGCCGTCCAACCCGGCTCGGTGCTGAAGATCGACCCGTCGTCGTCGCAGGTCGTGGCCCAGTACCCCCATGGCCTCGACTTCGTCCAGTTCGCGGACGGGAAGCTGTTCGTCTCCCAGCCGGACCAGACCATCGCGGTCATCGATCCGGCCACCGGCAAGCTGCGGGACAGCATCGCCGGGCTCCTCCGCCCGGAGATTCCCACGGCGTTCGATGGGGACCACACCCTGTGGGTGCCGACCTACCACTCGGTCACGCCGGTCAACACCCGGTCGCTGAGGCCCGGGCTGCCGGTGCCCCTTCCACAGGTGCTGTTCGACCAATGCCGGACCATCGTGGTGGGGACCTCGCTGTGGGTGACCCAGGGATGCAACATCCCTCGCGGGAACCCTGCGGAGCAGGACCCCGGGGTGCTCCTGCGCGTCGACACCAGGACGAAGAGGGTCGTGGAGCAGAAGGCGGTCGGCCAGGCGCCGCTGGCCATCGCGTCCGGCGACGGATTCCTGTGGGTGGCGAACTACGGCTCGGGGGGCGTGAGCCAGATCGACCTCTCCACGGGGAAGCAGACCCTCCTGGACATCGCGTCCAGCCCCAATGGGCTGGTGTTCGCCGACGGCGAACTCTGGATCACGAACTACGGGGACAGCACGGTCGTCGAATACGACCCGATCCTCCATCGGACCGTGAACGTCGCCCACCTCGACAGTTGGGCGGTGGAGCCCCAGGTGGGGTTCGGTCACATCTGGGTGATCCTCCCCACCTACGAGGAGGTCGACGAGATCGATCCCGGGACGGGCCAGGTGATCGAGCACATCTCCACGGGCAGCGCGAACCCGACGAGCATGGCTCTGGGTGCGGGAGCCGTGTGGGTGACCACCGAGGCACCCTAG
- a CDS encoding serine/threonine protein kinase produces the protein MADLAPGSVLGRYRIERVLGRGGMGVVYLARDAELDRQVALKVLAPELAGDAAFRERFIRESRIAASLEDPNVVPIHEAGELDGFLFIAMRYVPGTDFRSLIEREGPLPAERAVAIVAQVASALDAAHRRGLVHRDVKPGNVLVAGRDGSRAEHVYLTDFGLVRRMAQGTALTKTGQFMGSIDYVAPEQIRGEPVDGRADVYSLGCLLYECLTGMTPFKSDREVTVLYAHLEEAPPRVTDARPDLPPAIDRVVARAMAKRPADRYATASELADDARKALSAGAPAAPPSRRRLMVAAAAAAVVVVGVAATIFSLGRHAATTVPPPKHGSSASAPGSPAAPVTIANGIVAFDPKTDRVTKTVAGTFGRGAFARNNFLEAGEAGVWTSDADANLVRIDPGTGAEQTVPLSHVQNPVDGITVGEGSGWSCGHRAGSAICSASIRPH, from the coding sequence GTGGCGGACCTCGCACCGGGAAGCGTGCTCGGCCGGTACCGGATCGAGCGGGTGCTGGGCCGGGGCGGCATGGGCGTCGTCTACCTGGCTCGGGATGCGGAGCTGGACCGGCAGGTGGCCCTGAAGGTCCTCGCGCCCGAGCTGGCCGGCGACGCCGCGTTCCGGGAGCGCTTCATCCGGGAGTCGCGGATCGCGGCGAGCCTGGAGGACCCGAACGTCGTCCCCATCCACGAGGCCGGCGAGCTGGACGGGTTCCTGTTCATCGCCATGCGCTACGTGCCCGGGACCGACTTCCGCTCCCTGATCGAACGGGAGGGGCCGCTGCCGGCGGAGCGCGCGGTGGCGATCGTGGCGCAGGTAGCCAGCGCGCTCGACGCGGCCCACCGGCGCGGGCTGGTGCACCGGGACGTGAAGCCCGGGAACGTGCTCGTGGCGGGACGCGACGGGTCCAGGGCGGAGCACGTCTACCTGACCGACTTCGGCCTGGTCCGGCGCATGGCGCAGGGCACGGCGCTCACCAAGACCGGGCAGTTCATGGGGTCGATCGACTACGTGGCCCCCGAGCAGATCCGGGGCGAGCCGGTGGACGGCCGTGCCGACGTCTACTCGCTGGGGTGCCTGCTGTACGAGTGCCTGACCGGGATGACCCCGTTCAAGAGCGACCGCGAGGTGACGGTCCTGTATGCCCACCTCGAGGAGGCGCCGCCGAGGGTCACGGATGCGCGGCCGGACCTTCCTCCGGCCATCGATCGCGTGGTGGCGAGGGCCATGGCCAAGCGGCCCGCCGATCGGTACGCGACGGCGAGCGAGCTGGCAGACGACGCCAGGAAGGCCCTTTCGGCCGGGGCTCCTGCGGCCCCGCCGTCGCGCCGTCGGCTGATGGTCGCCGCTGCCGCGGCGGCGGTCGTCGTCGTTGGCGTCGCAGCCACCATCTTCTCGCTCGGGCGGCATGCGGCCACCACGGTCCCCCCGCCCAAGCATGGGAGCTCCGCAAGCGCTCCTGGTAGCCCGGCGGCACCTGTGACGATCGCCAACGGCATCGTGGCGTTCGACCCGAAGACCGATCGAGTGACGAAGACGGTCGCGGGCACCTTCGGCAGGGGCGCGTTCGCACGCAATAACTTCCTGGAGGCCGGCGAGGCGGGGGTGTGGACCTCCGATGCGGACGCCAACCTGGTCCGCATCGATCCCGGGACGGGCGCCGAACAGACCGTTCCACTGAGCCACGTCCAGAACCCCGTCGACGGCATCACTGTCGGGGAGGGCTCCGGGTGGTCCTGCGGCCATCGGGCGGGGTCGGCTATCTGTTCCGCGTCGATCCGGCCACACTGA
- a CDS encoding maleylpyruvate isomerase family mycothiol-dependent enzyme: protein MIDLAAAYSETHEHLVEVLRGLPEDMLARTVEATPDWDVRDAIAHVTAEAHIAATGDAQPDLNLLESLRDQEQADRRDAWNAREVQSRRGRPLDAVLEEWAGLAGRLAPMLRGEEPFPYEHPFLGAIVVTDLAMHTQDVRTTVGVPGDRESAGVGVALAAFSYSLDMRLRALGVLGLRVRYGEKVRVLGEEPVGATVTADRFDLVRALAGRRSSAQIRAMQWEGDPEPYVPVIPAYGERDDDIIE, encoded by the coding sequence ATGATCGACCTGGCGGCGGCCTACAGCGAGACCCACGAGCATCTGGTCGAGGTGCTCCGAGGGCTACCCGAGGACATGCTGGCCCGAACCGTGGAGGCAACTCCGGACTGGGACGTGCGAGACGCGATCGCGCACGTCACGGCGGAGGCCCACATCGCGGCCACCGGCGACGCCCAGCCCGACCTCAACCTACTGGAGTCGTTGCGTGATCAGGAACAGGCGGACCGACGCGACGCCTGGAACGCCCGTGAGGTCCAGTCCCGCCGGGGGCGTCCCCTGGACGCTGTGCTCGAGGAGTGGGCCGGGCTGGCCGGGCGCCTCGCGCCGATGCTCCGTGGCGAGGAACCCTTCCCGTACGAGCACCCCTTCCTGGGGGCCATCGTGGTCACGGACCTGGCCATGCACACCCAGGACGTCCGGACCACGGTCGGCGTGCCCGGGGACCGGGAGAGCGCCGGCGTCGGGGTGGCGCTCGCCGCGTTCAGCTACAGCCTGGACATGCGGCTTCGCGCCCTCGGCGTGCTCGGGCTTCGGGTGCGCTACGGGGAGAAGGTGCGCGTGCTGGGCGAGGAACCGGTCGGGGCCACGGTCACGGCCGACCGGTTCGACCTGGTCCGGGCGCTGGCGGGGCGCCGAAGCTCGGCCCAGATCCGGGCCATGCAGTGGGAGGGGGACCCCGAGCCGTACGTGCCGGTCATCCCGGCCTACGGCGAGCGGGACGACGACATCATCGAGTAG
- a CDS encoding dodecin family protein has product MAVIKTIDLVGVSTESWRDAAAQALAEATKSLRGIEGMEVLDTSATVEGDQIKEYHTHVRVRFRIER; this is encoded by the coding sequence GTGGCGGTGATCAAGACGATCGACCTGGTGGGGGTGTCGACCGAGTCCTGGCGGGACGCCGCCGCCCAGGCCCTGGCCGAAGCGACCAAGTCCCTGCGGGGGATCGAGGGCATGGAGGTGCTGGACACCAGCGCCACCGTGGAAGGCGACCAGATCAAGGAGTACCACACCCACGTACGGGTGAGGTTCCGCATCGAGCGGTAG
- a CDS encoding sigma-70 family RNA polymerase sigma factor — MTNARDPVGGSTDIELWRRAVGGEPEAFGGLFERHARAIYNYCFRRTADWALAEDVMSTTFMHAWRRRSEVRFDGASVLPWLYGIAANLVRNLRRRADRDRSLVERVSGVEPGAADAASASASASSADPADDVAGRLDAERRMAEVLERLRALSEDDQDIFSLCVWQGLSYQETSVALGVPVGTVRSRLSRARERLRRSLSPDTGSEDPPELPRALTERKEA, encoded by the coding sequence ATGACGAACGCGCGCGACCCGGTGGGCGGATCCACGGACATCGAGCTGTGGCGCCGCGCGGTGGGCGGTGAGCCGGAGGCGTTCGGGGGCCTGTTCGAACGCCACGCCAGGGCCATCTACAACTACTGCTTCCGCCGGACGGCGGACTGGGCCCTGGCCGAGGACGTCATGTCCACCACGTTCATGCACGCATGGCGGCGGCGGTCCGAGGTCCGGTTCGACGGCGCCAGCGTGCTGCCGTGGCTGTACGGGATCGCGGCCAACCTGGTCCGGAACCTGCGCCGGCGCGCGGACCGGGACCGCTCGCTGGTCGAACGGGTCTCCGGGGTCGAACCGGGCGCGGCGGATGCGGCGTCGGCGTCGGCGTCGGCGTCGTCGGCGGATCCGGCCGACGACGTGGCCGGCCGGCTGGACGCCGAGCGGCGCATGGCCGAGGTACTGGAGCGCCTTCGCGCGCTGTCCGAGGACGACCAGGACATCTTCAGCCTGTGCGTCTGGCAGGGGTTGTCCTACCAGGAGACGTCCGTGGCATTGGGTGTCCCGGTGGGGACGGTCCGGTCCCGGCTGTCGCGGGCCCGGGAACGGCTTCGCCGCTCGCTCTCGCCGGACACCGGTTCGGAGGATCCTCCCGAGCTGCCTCGCGCACTCACGGAACGGAAGGAGGCCTGA
- a CDS encoding DUF2090 domain-containing protein: MALGYDRSLYVLAFDHRGSFVKKFFGLSGQPNAEETERIADAKTVIFEGFRRAVEEGAPKESCGLLVDEQFGADIARTAKKEGFIFAMPVEKSGQDEFDFDYGDDFGAHIEEFDPVFTKVLVRYNVEGDQEMNGRQTERLRRLSDWLHERDRKFLFELLVPAEQSQLDQVGGDADRFDKELRPGLMRQAIAALQDDGVEPDIWKIEGLDRREDCQMIAEQTRAGGRDGVACVVLGRGASDDAVIHWLRQGAGVPGYIGFAIGRTIWWDPLKAFVDGQSPREDAAAKIAANYRRMIDVYREASGA, from the coding sequence ATGGCCCTGGGCTACGACCGGTCCCTGTACGTCCTGGCGTTCGACCACCGCGGCTCGTTCGTGAAGAAGTTCTTCGGCCTCTCCGGACAGCCCAACGCGGAGGAGACCGAGCGGATCGCGGACGCGAAGACGGTGATCTTCGAGGGATTCCGACGGGCGGTGGAGGAGGGAGCGCCCAAGGAGTCGTGCGGGCTCCTCGTCGACGAGCAGTTCGGCGCCGACATCGCGCGCACGGCCAAGAAGGAAGGCTTCATCTTCGCCATGCCCGTCGAGAAGAGCGGGCAGGACGAGTTCGACTTCGACTACGGGGACGACTTCGGGGCGCACATCGAGGAGTTCGACCCGGTGTTCACGAAGGTCCTGGTCCGCTACAACGTCGAGGGCGACCAGGAGATGAACGGGCGCCAGACCGAGCGGCTGCGCCGGCTGTCCGACTGGCTGCACGAGCGCGACCGGAAGTTCCTCTTCGAGCTTCTGGTGCCGGCGGAGCAGTCGCAGCTGGACCAGGTGGGGGGCGACGCGGACCGCTTCGACAAGGAGCTCCGGCCCGGGCTGATGCGCCAGGCCATCGCCGCGCTCCAGGACGACGGCGTGGAGCCCGACATCTGGAAGATCGAGGGCCTCGACCGGCGCGAGGACTGCCAGATGATCGCCGAGCAGACCCGGGCCGGGGGCCGCGACGGGGTGGCGTGCGTGGTGCTGGGCCGGGGCGCGAGCGACGACGCCGTCATCCACTGGCTCCGGCAGGGCGCCGGGGTTCCCGGCTACATCGGGTTCGCCATCGGGCGGACCATCTGGTGGGACCCGCTGAAGGCGTTCGTGGACGGGCAATCCCCTCGGGAGGACGCCGCCGCGAAGATCGCGGCGAACTACCGCCGGATGATCGACGTCTACCGGGAGGCCTCCGGGGCCTGA
- a CDS encoding MBL fold metallo-hydrolase produces the protein MLERFTWYRQSAYLWKGDGQNVYIDPWGVTGDPPADVIFITHAHFDHYNPEDFEKVRRGGTKVVAPRDIALELSGDVTAVAPGDSFEVEGIKGHAIPAYNVVEDRLENHPRANNWVGYILELGGNSYFHAGDTDHTPELAQVKADVAFLPIGGTYTMTAPEAAEAAKAISPQLAVPMHYGFVVGTPADAETFRRESSPVQVELLEPRNPFEMT, from the coding sequence ATGCTGGAGCGGTTCACCTGGTACCGGCAGTCGGCCTACCTGTGGAAGGGCGACGGCCAAAACGTCTACATCGACCCGTGGGGCGTGACGGGCGACCCGCCCGCCGACGTCATCTTCATCACGCACGCGCACTTCGACCACTACAACCCTGAGGACTTCGAGAAGGTCCGCCGGGGCGGGACCAAGGTCGTGGCCCCCCGCGACATCGCCCTGGAGCTCTCCGGCGACGTCACCGCCGTCGCGCCGGGCGACTCCTTCGAGGTGGAGGGGATCAAAGGCCACGCCATCCCGGCGTACAACGTGGTGGAGGACCGCCTGGAGAACCATCCGCGGGCCAACAACTGGGTCGGCTACATCCTGGAGCTGGGCGGGAACTCGTACTTCCACGCTGGCGACACCGACCACACGCCGGAGCTCGCCCAGGTCAAGGCGGACGTGGCGTTCCTGCCCATCGGCGGGACCTACACCATGACGGCCCCGGAAGCTGCTGAGGCGGCCAAAGCGATCTCGCCGCAGCTCGCGGTGCCCATGCATTACGGGTTCGTGGTGGGCACGCCGGCCGACGCCGAGACGTTCCGGCGGGAGTCCTCGCCGGTCCAGGTGGAGCTGCTGGAGCCACGGAACCCCTTCGAGATGACCTAA
- a CDS encoding MFS transporter translates to MEPRELESLGIPRSGLRGGLSLLSRNADFRNLYTAQLISFAGDWFLLVALYGLILDVTGSPVMASLVLIAQLVPSFLVSPIAGALVDRMNRQVLMIGADATRAVLCLGFLFVRHPGDIWIVYVLQVLLAVFGAVFEPASSAAVPNLVDPADLAMANTLVGSAWGTMLAVGAALGGLVAATLGRHAAFIGDAVSFAFSAALLIQIRRAFNETRAEEQPGIVAATVETVHYARRDHRVLALLAVKGGFGLAGGVLVLLPVFAKKVYHQGDAGIGVLYGFRGLGALIGPFIGRRIAGNTLRGLFIAIGIALASFGVFYGVFPLMPTLLAAGPLSAAAHLGGGAQWTLSTYGLQTLVPDRIRGRVFAFDFALVTLTITLSNLAAGWAAEAFGPRVAMAALAGVALVYSAVWWLATRRLRAELR, encoded by the coding sequence ATGGAACCTCGCGAACTGGAAAGCCTGGGCATCCCCCGAAGCGGCCTGCGCGGCGGGCTCTCCCTGCTCTCCCGCAACGCCGACTTCCGCAACCTGTACACCGCCCAGCTGATCTCGTTCGCGGGGGACTGGTTCCTGCTGGTCGCCCTGTACGGCCTGATCCTGGACGTGACCGGGTCGCCCGTGATGGCGTCGCTGGTGCTGATCGCGCAGCTCGTGCCCAGCTTCCTGGTGTCCCCCATCGCCGGCGCGCTGGTCGACCGGATGAACCGCCAGGTCCTCATGATCGGCGCCGACGCCACCCGCGCCGTGCTGTGCCTGGGGTTCCTGTTCGTTCGGCACCCCGGCGACATCTGGATCGTGTACGTGCTCCAGGTCCTGCTGGCGGTGTTCGGGGCCGTGTTCGAGCCGGCGTCCTCGGCCGCCGTCCCCAACCTGGTGGACCCCGCCGACCTGGCCATGGCCAACACGCTGGTCGGCTCGGCGTGGGGGACCATGCTGGCGGTGGGAGCCGCCCTGGGAGGGCTGGTGGCGGCGACCCTCGGACGGCACGCCGCCTTCATCGGTGACGCGGTGTCGTTCGCGTTCTCCGCGGCCCTGCTCATCCAGATCCGGCGGGCGTTCAACGAGACCAGGGCCGAGGAGCAACCGGGAATCGTCGCCGCGACCGTCGAGACGGTTCACTACGCGCGCCGGGACCACCGCGTGCTCGCGCTCCTCGCCGTGAAGGGCGGGTTCGGGCTGGCCGGCGGCGTGCTCGTGCTGCTGCCGGTGTTCGCGAAGAAGGTCTATCACCAGGGCGACGCCGGGATCGGGGTGCTGTACGGCTTTCGCGGGCTGGGGGCGCTGATCGGCCCGTTCATCGGCCGGCGGATCGCCGGGAACACTCTGCGCGGCCTGTTCATCGCCATCGGCATCGCGCTGGCGAGCTTCGGCGTGTTCTACGGGGTCTTTCCGCTGATGCCCACGCTCCTGGCGGCCGGGCCACTGTCCGCGGCCGCGCACCTGGGCGGCGGGGCGCAGTGGACGCTCTCCACGTACGGACTCCAGACCCTCGTGCCCGACCGGATCCGGGGACGGGTCTTCGCCTTCGACTTCGCCCTGGTCACCCTCACCATCACGCTGTCGAACCTGGCCGCGGGGTGGGCTGCCGAGGCCTTTGGCCCCCGGGTCGCCATGGCCGCGCTGGCGGGCGTGGCACTGGTGTACTCGGCGGTGTGGTGGCTCGCCACCCGTCGCCTTCGCGCGGAACTCCGCTAG
- a CDS encoding sigma-70 family RNA polymerase sigma factor has product MSVETRRDFARLYEQEGRRVWRAVYAFAGDREVASDAVAEAFAQCIRRGEAVRDPRAWVWRTAFRIAAGELKERRRRTTFTKEPTYEMDEPPGPLLAALAALPGNQRAALVLRYYAGHDTAAIADALGCSRATVRVHLSRGKRSLRGMLEGQT; this is encoded by the coding sequence GTGAGCGTGGAGACCCGGCGCGATTTCGCGCGGCTGTACGAACAGGAGGGCCGGCGGGTGTGGCGGGCCGTCTATGCCTTCGCCGGCGACCGAGAGGTGGCGAGCGACGCGGTGGCCGAGGCCTTCGCCCAGTGCATCAGGCGTGGCGAGGCCGTGCGCGATCCCAGGGCCTGGGTGTGGCGGACGGCCTTCCGGATCGCTGCCGGAGAGCTGAAGGAGCGACGCCGCCGGACGACATTCACCAAGGAGCCGACGTACGAGATGGACGAGCCTCCAGGGCCGCTGCTGGCCGCCCTCGCGGCGCTGCCCGGGAACCAGCGGGCCGCCCTCGTGCTCCGCTACTACGCCGGACACGACACGGCCGCCATCGCGGACGCGCTGGGGTGCAGCCGGGCCACGGTGCGGGTCCACCTCAGCCGGGGGAAACGAAGCCTCCGCGGGATGCTGGAGGGACAGACATGA
- a CDS encoding LemA family protein, with translation MIVVWVILGIVVLLLLAAILSYNRFVSQRNLIRNAWANIDTELRRRYDLIPNLVESVKGYAAHEREVFEEVARTRATAMQATGSPAAQAQAEGPFVQALGRLFAVAENYPQLRATENFQQLQAELSNTEDRIQTSRRFYNNNVQDYNRRIQQFPSMLIARMFNFKEEEFFEIPDAIRDAGVPQVSFADQGPAVTFGTSPVRGAGEPAPAPTPPAPGSSPPGGGGFSG, from the coding sequence ATGATCGTTGTGTGGGTGATCCTCGGGATCGTCGTCCTGCTGCTCTTGGCAGCGATCCTCTCCTACAACCGCTTCGTCTCGCAGCGGAACCTCATCCGCAACGCGTGGGCGAACATCGACACCGAGCTCCGCCGGCGGTACGACCTGATCCCCAACCTGGTCGAGTCGGTCAAGGGGTACGCCGCCCACGAGCGCGAGGTGTTCGAGGAGGTCGCGCGGACGCGCGCGACGGCCATGCAGGCCACCGGCTCGCCGGCCGCGCAGGCCCAGGCGGAAGGGCCGTTCGTGCAGGCCCTGGGACGGCTGTTCGCGGTGGCCGAGAACTACCCGCAGCTGCGGGCGACGGAGAACTTCCAGCAGCTCCAGGCGGAGCTGTCCAACACCGAGGACCGCATCCAGACCTCGCGGCGCTTCTACAACAACAACGTGCAGGACTACAACCGGCGGATCCAGCAGTTCCCGTCGATGCTCATCGCCCGGATGTTCAACTTCAAAGAAGAGGAGTTCTTCGAGATCCCCGACGCCATCCGGGACGCCGGCGTGCCGCAGGTCAGCTTCGCCGACCAGGGTCCGGCCGTGACGTTCGGGACCAGCCCCGTGCGCGGTGCGGGGGAGCCCGCGCCCGCTCCGACGCCGCCCGCGCCCGGGTCGTCGCCGCCGGGTGGAGGTGGCTTCTCGGGCTGA